The sequence GGACGCTTCAAGCTTGCAAAACTGGACCCCTAACTTGAGTCAGTTGCAATGTTAGacccctctttctctctccaacatttgccactttctccCTATTAAATCCTCGGccattcattgtattcacaaaaatgtcattatttctgatttatttgaatttcttgcgaaaatatttattacatccatatcctcatcttcttctcttatttacGGTTGTGTCACCACCATCAAATTTCCAACAACCACGAACAactaaatttgaagctcttaatgcttcaacaacccgaatttgtgagcttaaataacacccaatgctatgagaaTTTCATtgtcttccatctcctctccattttaatccaaaataatttgaaagttttttcATCCTATTATATGTCGTGATCGATTAAATTGGTGTTGGGTTTCTTCAGTGGTGAGTAAAGACGACGTcctcggtgcttgacattgcgaaacaaccaccgTAAGGTTATTTTCCagtagatttcgtgattttccttgtgtttttttgtcgaaattagACTTTATTTGTTAGTccaaccgtcataatatcatgtaaaatCTACTATGTGatcagttttgcaatttaaaatttatcgagtttcgagcctgtagactgaaatttcagtgtcattcatttcatttgaaaacaaaaaaaatatggtttagaCTGCATTATAATATTTCTGTCGGATACTtgtttgcagtctactaaggtgtgTTTTTGCAgttgaccaaattcttgactttttagttatgactgccGGACAAAGTCTTCAAGCgataataaaagagtagacttctatagtggctatttttggggttgaccaaaatataaaagcattgaccgtaatattattgaaattaaattaattagttgactgcaaaagaagtctactaattaaataaattaaaatgttggtcaaccccaaaaatgaccacggcagaATGCAAATGAAGTCAACGTTTCTGGAGACTTCGTACGTAGTCTACTTGGgaaaagtcaaacttggtcaattgcaaaactaaccacaacgaagtttactttttctagttgacggatagatgaagtctacttgttagctagaagtctactacaaagtcaatggtttggttaattgcaaaaataaccataGTAGACTGTGATCGAAGTTAACTTGTTGAAACTTTCTAAGAAGTCTActctgttatatgtttttaattgcaaaactgatcaaaaaattaacaaaggaagacaacaaaaaaagtcaacTATCCTAGTAGACTTCGTACGTTGTATgctttattaaaatataattacaaaaatagaccacacaaTATAGACTTCAAGGTGAAGTATCTTCATAGAGACTACTTGATGTCTACACGGTTGATATCAACATGAAATCTTCATAATTTGAAAGCctatttattgcaaattggtgaataatttttaagattttcttgttgtacttttggatatatgttatgtacttgcctctgtatgtttttgacatgattatatattatacatattgagaaatcaagtttttggtttttataggCTGTTAGGTTATCAGATTAGACTTATTTTGGAAGTCAAAATGTTGGAGTTATCTGTGAAGTCTGTATAATTGAAATAGTCTTTAataagaaatttataaagattttttttgattttttagtgcGTTTCTTTTATATCGGTTATGTACTTGACTcagtatatatctttttatgataatatattatacttttggatcaatcatgtttttggttttcttaggcaATTAGGTTATTGAGTTAAGACTTCTACGGATAGTCAACTATATAATGAGTATTTAACTTGCTGCTTACTCTTTCAGGTAAATGGCGCAAATACCTGTTGTTTTCAGAGTATGGCTGACGAGAAATGGGTATTGGCATTTTGACATGGATGGACACAAAGGtgggagaatgttttttttgcggACACGGTTGTACATAAGCTGAGCTTGTTGAAATGGCTGTAGAAGATTAActgattgacaaagaaacagagatggttcaGTTATCGTATCCCTCAACAGAGATGATGCTTCAACAATTGCCCCAAGATACCCCTCCTGTCTATATCACAAATGATAGATCAGTTCagaacttgatagattttagtagtAGGAACGTTGTTCGCCTTTGCGTCTCTACGCGATGCATGGATGGATAGCCAGTTAAAGAATGTGTTAATGATATAAAGAACTCTCGTTCTGTTGACGATGGGGAGCCAACAGATGAATTTGGTAACGATGTAGATCCATGTGCCGAAGAGTGTGCAGAAGAATGTGCATAAGCTTTCCATGAAACTGATCATACAGATGAGAAGccgaaagatgttgatgacatggatttTGATTACAGTGAGTACGAGAAattggaagatgaagatgacgataGAGATTGAGATGACCTGGATGTAGATGTTGAAGAAGGGAAACCGTTTTTTGGAGGTATTCATGGACAGTTAAATAATCCTTGGATAGACCAACTGAAAGTAGGTCAATGCTTTGCATGCAAAGATGATGTCATAACTGAGGTGCGTTTGACCGCTGttatgttaaaattctctttcaaaattaagaagtccACAAATTCTCGGTTGGTGGCAATATGCTTTGTGCCAGTATGCACATGGAGAGTCATGGCAACTGTGAAGAATGATCCAAACACTTTTTGGGTCACCAAATATCTGAACGTGCATACATGTTCTAATGTGGACCGCGTAGCTAACCGTAAGCGTTGCACCTCAAAATATATGGGGAGGCTTTTTATAGACCGGGTAGGAAGAGTAGATGGTGTTGTCCCACAACATATCGAATATTCAATGTGGACAATGTTCGGCATTACTTTGGATTACACAACTTCGTACAGGGCTTTACAATATGCCCAAGAATATGTGAGAGGAAGCGCCGAATCTGGATATGCGAATTGCCTTATTGTCTTAGGAAAATAGAGCAGTCAAACCCAGGAAGTgtcgttgaccttgttgttgatgacgagCATAGGTTTAAGTACATTTTCATATCTTTCGATGCTTCAATATGTGGTTTCAATTACGTGAGGCgagttattgtggttgatgggaCCCATCTCACCGGCAAGTATGAAGGTGTATTGTTAGTCGCTTGCGcacaggatggtaactttcagatATTTCCGTTGGCTTTTGGAATTGTCGACTCAGAGTGTGATGCTTCATGGGTTTGGTTTTTCCTTAAATTAAGTGAGTGTATCTTGGATGAATATTCATTGGTAGTAGTTTCGGATAGGCACAGCTCAATAGCTAAAGCATGTCGCAATGTTATCCCATGGGCAACAAGAGGGATATGTTACTACCATctccaacaaaacataatttctaatttcaatGGGAAGCAACTGATGTACTTGGTGAAAGGGGCAGCATATGCACATACACATGATGATTACAACCGCTACATGGCTTCGCTTACTAACGTAAATCCGGCTCTTGCAGCCTACTTAAATGAGGCAGATCCAGCTTTATGGTCTCGAGTTTACTGTCCAGGAGATATATACAACAACATCAAGACTAGCAACATTGCGGAATCTATCAACTCCACGCTAAAGAAAGCCAAAGGTTATCCGATCGCATATCTCATTGGGTTTATTATGAAAAAGTTAGGTAGGTGGTATTGAAAAAGGCGAGAGGATGCGCTAAGTCTGACAACCACTTTTAGTCGGGGTGTTGAGTTCTTATTGGCCGTAATAGAGCATTACACATATATGATGACGGTCGAACGCATTGATGGTTGGCTTTTCCACGTTAATGGTGGGCAACATGACTGTTTGGTTGACTTGGAAGCAAAATCTTGTTCATGCGGGGTGTTTGGTGTTGAGAAAATACCATGTTCACATGCAATTAAGGCTGCCAAGTCAAGTGGATGGCATATGTCTACCGTGGTCGACGCTTACTATAGAAAAGATTATGTATATGCATCGTACGCGACTAACATCATGACCAATGTCGATCATGATCCGATTGGGCCAAATATCCAATGTATACCTCCCATACCGAACGGAAGCCTGGTAGGCAAAAGAAGTCTCATTGGCTTACATGGCTAGAACTATCACGTAAAAAGGGGACCAAGCCGAGGAAGTCTCAGAAGCCATATGCTTGTTCAAAATGCAGGCAGCCTAGACATACTCTACCTCATTGTGTAAGTAACATTGCCACTTGAtacatttttaatgttttgtgtatGATCATCGGTTACACTAACAAGTATTTGTTCAGGTTGTTGAAGACGGCGAGTAGAAGTTAACTTCATCGTGAAGTCATTTGGAATTTCCGTAGCAataatttgtctttttattattttctggaTTGTACCACGTGTTCAAGTCGACATAATTAAAGACTATTAACTATCATTTACTCCTAAGgccattttattttcttctcttcttcatcaactatCATTAGCTAGAGAATGATGAGTGAAATTTCGGGGTCAGTTTCTGATACAAATTCGCAAATACAAATTACTGGTCCAATCTGCAATTACTGCGGTAGTTCGACGAGACTTGTGAAATCATGGACAGATGCAAATCCGGGAAGAAATTTCTTCAGATGCACTGTTCATGGGTTTTCCCATTGGTCAGACTTGGTCAGACGAAGGACCGTCAGGTGGTTGGCAAAAGCGGAGCTTATTGGAGGCGAGGGATGAGATCCGTCGGCAGAAGGAAGAAATCAAGGTACTTATAAAATCTATAAGAGGAATGAATGACCAAGTTGTTAATAGTTTGGTGAACTCTGGATTGGTTAACAAATATGAGGAAGATAAGATGAAGTTTGAATGTGATGTTATGGCAGCTAATGAAAGGGTTCATTGTTGTCATGGCCATGTGTCTTGGGATGTGTGTGAAGTAGATTGCAGTATAAGTCTCTTGGTTAACTTCAATCAGATGTCTACTAAGCTTTCACTGTACGctacttgtattttttttattatgttttttccaAGGGCTGCTACGCTCTTTCACCCTGTTTTAAGCTTAACGTTTGAAGTCATATATATGTAACGAGAACTgccaaaaaatatcaatatccCACATAAAACTGGTAGACAACAAGCACAATCATCCTTATACATTAGAGTTTATTAAGGAGAAtcccacaaaaaaatatcaagatcccCCCCCCCCCNNNNNNNNNNNNNNNNNNNNNNNNNNNNNNNNNNNNNNNNNNNNNNNNNNNNNNNNNNNNNNNNNNNNNNNNNNNNNNNNNNNNNNNNNNNNNNNNNNNNNNNNNNNNNNNNNNNNNNNNNNNNNNNNNNNNNNNN comes from Camelina sativa cultivar DH55 chromosome 19, Cs, whole genome shotgun sequence and encodes:
- the LOC104767997 gene encoding uncharacterized protein LOC104767997; the encoded protein is MATVKNDPNTFWVTKYLNVHTCSNVDRVANRKRCTSKYMGRLFIDRGFTICPRICERKRRIWICELPYCLRKIEQSNPGSVVDLVVDDEHRFKYIFISFDASICGFNYVRRVIVVDGTHLTGKYEGVLLVACAQDGNFQIFPLAFGIVDSECDASWVWFFLKLSECILDEYSLVVVSDRHSSIAKACRNVIPWATRGICYYHLQQNIISNFNGKQLMYLVKGAAYAHTHDDYNRYMASLTNVNPALAAYLNEADPALWSRVYCPGDIYNNIKTSNIAESINSTLKKAKGYPIAYLIGFIMKKLEHYTYMMTVERIDGWLFHVNGGQHDCLVDLEAKSCSCGVFGVEKIPCSHAIKAAKSSGWHMSTVVDAYYRKDYVYASYATNIMTNVDHDPIGPNIQCIPPIPNGSLTWSDEGPSGGWQKRSLLEARDEIRRQKEEIKLMKGFIVVMAMCLGMCVK